One window of the bacterium genome contains the following:
- a CDS encoding WecB/TagA/CpsF family glycosyltransferase, producing the protein MKISDIFIDNLEWDRIADVVEKFIGSQKAQQIITANSLMVNSVERDPELKGAFHNAGLVLADSIGIVRAAEFLGYGKLARIPGIELMLKFCQLAISRGYSVYLLGSPESVLKKARENLREKFPGLRVVGMHHGYFTEDERDRILKEIKNLKPHFLFVGIGTPRGEKWIYQNLEELNVPVCMGIGGSLDVISGRLRRAPRWLCQRGFEWTYRLLQEPWRVVRLPGLLCFVWKVIKQRLRR; encoded by the coding sequence GTGAAGATTTCAGATATATTTATTGACAATCTGGAATGGGATAGAATAGCAGACGTTGTAGAAAAATTTATTGGAAGTCAAAAAGCACAACAGATAATTACTGCTAATTCTTTGATGGTCAACTCTGTGGAAAGAGACCCTGAATTGAAGGGAGCTTTCCATAACGCCGGTCTCGTCCTTGCCGATAGCATAGGTATTGTTCGGGCAGCGGAGTTTTTAGGCTATGGAAAACTTGCGCGCATACCGGGCATAGAGTTAATGTTGAAGTTTTGTCAACTGGCAATTTCCAGAGGTTACTCTGTATATTTGTTAGGCTCGCCTGAATCCGTATTAAAAAAAGCAAGGGAGAATCTAAGGGAAAAATTTCCCGGGCTAAGAGTTGTGGGAATGCACCATGGATATTTTACAGAGGATGAACGCGATAGAATTTTGAAAGAAATCAAGAATCTTAAACCCCACTTCTTATTTGTAGGGATTGGAACACCTCGTGGAGAAAAGTGGATTTACCAGAACCTCGAGGAACTAAACGTTCCTGTTTGTATGGGGATTGGCGGTAGCCTGGATGTGATTTCTGGAAGGTTGAGAAGAGCACCCAGATGGCTTTGCCAGAGAGGATTTGAGTGGACTTACCGCTTGCTCCAGGAACCCTGGCGGGTTGTTCGCCTGCCTGGGTTATTATGTTTTGTCTGGAAAGTAATCAAACAGAGATTGAGAAGGTAA
- a CDS encoding metallophosphoesterase family protein: protein MKYGIISDIHSNLEALNIILDYLKRTEKIDRFICCGDIVGYGAKPNECTEIIRQLDNCHTVAGNHDWGAVGLEDTSFFNPIALAAVEWTGRHLTEDNRNYLKNFASEIEENNFILVHGSPRDPINEYIFEKSTFLENLPRIKKNICFVGHTHVPLCLYATPLQEIEGIPLDDGTVLEINPSYKYLINCGSVGQPRDGDPRASCGIYDEETNVLRIKRIKYDIAKTQEEILNAKLPPTLALRLSYGR, encoded by the coding sequence ATGAAATATGGCATCATTTCTGATATTCATAGTAATCTTGAAGCATTGAATATAATCCTGGATTATTTGAAACGCACGGAAAAGATAGACAGATTTATCTGTTGCGGAGACATCGTTGGATATGGAGCGAAACCCAATGAGTGCACAGAAATTATTCGCCAGCTGGATAATTGCCACACGGTCGCCGGCAATCATGACTGGGGAGCTGTTGGTTTAGAAGATACCAGTTTCTTTAATCCCATTGCTTTGGCAGCAGTAGAATGGACCGGACGCCATTTGACTGAAGATAACCGAAATTACCTTAAAAACTTTGCCTCCGAGATAGAAGAAAATAATTTTATACTCGTTCACGGAAGTCCCAGGGACCCTATTAATGAATACATTTTTGAAAAAAGCACTTTCTTAGAAAATCTTCCCAGGATAAAGAAGAATATCTGTTTTGTGGGGCACACTCATGTTCCCTTATGTTTATATGCAACACCCTTGCAAGAGATTGAGGGAATTCCACTCGATGATGGAACGGTTCTGGAAATAAATCCATCTTATAAGTATCTTATAAATTGTGGAAGTGTTGGCCAACCCAGGGATGGTGATCCCAGGGCTAGCTGTGGGATTTATGATGAGGAGACAAATGTTCTCAGAATAAAGAGGATAAAATACGACATTGCCAAAACTCAGGAAGAAATTTTAAATGCAAAGCTTCCCCCAACTCTTGCTCTGAGACTGAGCTACGGCAGATAA
- the ribD gene encoding bifunctional diaminohydroxyphosphoribosylaminopyrimidine deaminase/5-amino-6-(5-phosphoribosylamino)uracil reductase RibD, with protein sequence MNPESELLFMQKAIALARKGSFRVSPNPKVGCVLVKEGKIISQRSHQHFGGPHAEINALKEAGLRAKGSTMYINLEPCCHYGKTPPCTEAIIEAGVKEVVVGMVDPNPLVNGKGLRELKAKGIKIKLGVLKEACAKLNEPYIKYITRGVPFVILKSAMSLDGKIATPKGDSQWITSEASRKYVKTLRNQVDAILVGIDTVLQDNPGLLSSRSKKRPIRVVLDSHLRIPLDARVLNSRAPTIVVTQKGVDKKRIENLEARGIEVLQIPRWRKHPQRGLDLKFLMKKLAKRGITSILIEGGGKVNASALEMGLVDKILFFIAPKIIGGEKAITPVEGEGIDRIGEAIKLKDTKIRKFGDDILFEGYV encoded by the coding sequence ATGAATCCTGAAAGTGAATTACTGTTTATGCAGAAAGCGATAGCCCTTGCCAGGAAAGGTTCATTCAGGGTGAGCCCTAATCCCAAAGTTGGTTGTGTTCTGGTTAAGGAGGGTAAGATTATTTCCCAGAGGAGTCACCAACATTTTGGGGGTCCTCATGCTGAGATTAATGCTTTGAAGGAAGCAGGATTGAGAGCTAAAGGCTCTACTATGTATATTAATCTAGAGCCGTGTTGCCATTATGGCAAGACGCCTCCGTGCACAGAAGCAATTATCGAGGCGGGAGTTAAAGAGGTTGTTGTGGGAATGGTTGATCCCAATCCTCTGGTAAACGGAAAGGGATTAAGGGAACTGAAAGCAAAAGGAATTAAGATAAAATTGGGAGTGTTGAAAGAGGCATGTGCTAAACTGAATGAGCCCTACATAAAATATATCACCCGGGGAGTACCTTTTGTAATTCTGAAATCGGCAATGTCTCTGGACGGGAAAATAGCTACACCAAAAGGAGACTCCCAATGGATTACCAGCGAAGCATCCCGAAAATACGTGAAAACGCTACGTAACCAGGTGGATGCTATCCTGGTAGGAATAGATACTGTTTTACAGGATAATCCTGGGCTTTTGAGTAGTCGTTCTAAAAAGAGACCTATCAGGGTAGTCCTGGATAGCCACCTGAGGATTCCTTTAGATGCCCGGGTGCTCAATTCTCGGGCCCCCACCATAGTGGTTACTCAAAAGGGAGTAGATAAGAAGAGAATAGAAAATTTGGAAGCCAGAGGTATTGAAGTCCTCCAGATACCGAGATGGAGAAAACATCCCCAAAGAGGTCTTGACCTGAAGTTTCTAATGAAGAAATTGGCTAAAAGAGGAATTACTTCTATCCTCATCGAGGGTGGAGGTAAAGTCAATGCTTCGGCATTAGAGATGGGATTGGTGGATAAGATTCTCTTCTTCATTGCTCCCAAAATTATTGGTGGAGAGAAGGCGATTACTCCAGTGGAAGGCGAGGGAATAGATAGGATTGGAGAGGCAATAAAATTGAAAGATACTAAAATCAGGAAATTTGGCGATGATATTTTATTCGAAGGATATGTTTAG
- a CDS encoding riboflavin synthase: protein MFTGIIEKMGIVVEKSPNRITIETEWKDLKVGESISVNGVCLTVAQSDNFRPLGRFTADLSPETLSSTTLDSLKVGNRLNLERALKLGERLGGHFLSGHVDDVGKVRAIVREEGGKIFEITTSPEILKYIVPKGSIGVDGISLTVVRVINGIGFSGSIIPHTEKVTTFGFLKVNDSVNIEVDMLAKYVENLINKKKEKSGITREFLLEKGFL, encoded by the coding sequence ATGTTTACCGGAATAATCGAGAAGATGGGAATAGTAGTAGAGAAGAGCCCCAATAGAATTACTATAGAAACCGAGTGGAAAGATTTAAAAGTGGGCGAATCGATTTCTGTCAATGGTGTTTGCCTTACAGTTGCCCAGAGCGATAATTTCAGACCATTGGGAAGATTCACTGCAGACTTATCTCCTGAGACTCTTAGCAGCACAACGCTGGACAGTTTAAAGGTTGGAAATAGATTAAATTTAGAGAGAGCGTTGAAATTAGGAGAACGCCTGGGAGGGCATTTCCTCAGCGGGCATGTGGATGATGTAGGAAAGGTTAGAGCAATTGTAAGAGAAGAAGGGGGAAAGATTTTCGAAATCACAACTTCTCCAGAAATTTTGAAATATATCGTTCCTAAAGGTTCAATTGGCGTAGATGGAATCAGTTTGACTGTAGTTCGAGTAATTAATGGCATAGGTTTTTCTGGCTCTATCATTCCCCACACCGAGAAGGTTACCACTTTTGGTTTTCTGAAAGTGAATGATTCAGTAAATATTGAAGTGGATATGTTAGCAAAATATGTTGAGAATTTAATCAACAAGAAAAAAGAGAAATCTGGTATAACCAGAGAATTTCTCTTAGAAAAGGGATTTCTATGA
- a CDS encoding bifunctional 3,4-dihydroxy-2-butanone-4-phosphate synthase/GTP cyclohydrolase II — translation MKFNTIPEAIEYIRKGKMVIVIDDEERENEGDLVMAASKVTPEAINFMAKYGRGLVCLAIVGERLDKLGIKPMVANGVELREAAFTVSVDARKGTTTGISAHDRATTVKTVINPRTKPSDLCSPGHIFPLRYQEGGVLVRAGHTEAVVDLAKLAGLYPAGVICEIMHEDGRMARTPELFRFAKKYKMAIITIADLIEYRRRTEKFIKRIATTRLPTEFGEFKIIIYESLLDNEHHLALVKGEVKGKKDILVRVHSSCLTGDILHSLRCDCGSQLHRAMEIIEKKGQGVILYMNQEGRGIGLVNKIKAYELQDKGLDTVEANKVLGFKPDLRDYGIGAQILADLGLSTIALLTNNPRKIVGIEGHGLKVTKRIPLEIRPTRANQKYLRVKKKKLGHMLEV, via the coding sequence ATGAAGTTCAACACAATTCCGGAAGCGATAGAATATATTAGAAAAGGCAAAATGGTCATTGTTATTGATGATGAGGAACGGGAGAACGAAGGCGACCTGGTCATGGCAGCATCGAAAGTGACTCCTGAGGCAATAAATTTCATGGCCAAATATGGTCGAGGACTGGTCTGTCTGGCAATTGTTGGGGAAAGGCTGGATAAGCTGGGAATTAAGCCGATGGTGGCCAATGGCGTGGAGTTACGTGAGGCAGCATTCACAGTTTCTGTTGATGCCAGGAAAGGCACGACTACAGGAATTTCGGCTCACGACCGGGCAACTACAGTAAAAACAGTGATTAACCCCAGGACCAAGCCTTCTGACCTTTGCAGTCCCGGACACATCTTTCCTCTCCGCTATCAGGAAGGAGGTGTTCTGGTGCGTGCAGGTCATACTGAAGCAGTTGTAGACCTGGCGAAGCTGGCAGGTTTATACCCTGCTGGGGTGATTTGTGAGATAATGCATGAAGATGGTAGAATGGCCAGGACGCCCGAACTTTTCCGCTTCGCTAAAAAATATAAGATGGCTATTATTACTATTGCTGACTTGATTGAGTATCGCCGGCGAACAGAAAAATTCATAAAAAGGATAGCCACCACCAGATTACCTACAGAATTTGGCGAATTTAAAATAATTATCTATGAGTCCCTTCTGGACAATGAGCACCATCTCGCCCTGGTAAAAGGAGAAGTAAAAGGCAAGAAAGACATTCTGGTGAGAGTCCACTCTTCCTGTTTAACCGGGGATATCCTCCATTCCCTGCGCTGCGATTGCGGTTCCCAGTTACATCGAGCAATGGAAATAATTGAAAAGAAAGGTCAAGGAGTCATATTGTATATGAATCAGGAAGGCAGGGGTATTGGATTGGTGAACAAAATAAAAGCATACGAACTACAAGATAAAGGTTTAGATACCGTAGAGGCTAACAAAGTTTTAGGGTTTAAGCCAGATTTGAGAGATTATGGCATTGGTGCTCAGATACTTGCAGACCTGGGACTGTCCACCATAGCTCTTCTAACCAATAATCCTCGCAAGATTGTGGGAATAGAAGGCCATGGATTGAAGGTAACCAAGAGAATCCCCCTGGAAATAAGGCCCACCAGGGCAAATCAAAAGTACCTTCGGGTCAAGAAAAAGAAATTAGGCCATATGTTAGAAGTTTGA
- the ribE gene encoding 6,7-dimethyl-8-ribityllumazine synthase has protein sequence MAKVHAGKMMAKGKNFGIVVSRFNDFISQKLLDGALDALRRHDADEERIEIFWVPGSFEIPWAARKMALSKKYDAILCLGAVIRGDTPHFDYIASEVAKGIAQTSLSTGVPTLFGIITADNLEQAINRAGTKDGNKGAQAALSAIEMVNLLPMME, from the coding sequence ATGGCTAAAGTACATGCGGGAAAGATGATGGCGAAAGGAAAGAATTTTGGGATTGTAGTTTCCAGGTTTAATGATTTCATCAGCCAGAAACTACTGGACGGGGCTCTGGATGCTTTAAGGAGACACGATGCTGATGAAGAGCGGATTGAAATTTTTTGGGTCCCCGGTTCTTTTGAAATTCCTTGGGCAGCAAGGAAGATGGCATTGAGCAAGAAGTATGATGCGATATTGTGTTTGGGAGCAGTTATCAGAGGTGATACACCCCATTTCGATTATATTGCCAGTGAGGTGGCTAAAGGTATAGCACAGACTTCTCTTTCCACAGGAGTGCCCACTCTCTTCGGCATAATCACTGCTGATAATCTGGAACAAGCTATCAACAGGGCGGGAACCAAGGATGGTAATAAAGGTGCCCAGGCAGCATTGAGTGCAATCGAGATGGTAAATTTACTACCTATGATGGAATAG
- the nusB gene encoding transcription antitermination factor NusB, with protein MGLRRLSREYALQILYAIDVCKLEAEEAQESFWKEHKSGKKVLEFATTLVEGTVKNLSQIDSLIIKYARNWDIHRMASIDRNILRQATFEILYLLDIPINVIINEAVEVAKKYSTEESGKFVNGILDKIKEARSAKDLKE; from the coding sequence ATGGGGCTACGTCGTCTATCCAGAGAGTATGCTCTGCAAATTTTGTATGCTATAGATGTTTGTAAATTGGAAGCAGAAGAAGCCCAGGAATCCTTCTGGAAGGAGCATAAATCTGGCAAAAAAGTTCTGGAGTTTGCCACAACTTTAGTTGAGGGGACAGTAAAGAATTTATCTCAAATCGATTCTTTAATTATTAAGTACGCTCGAAACTGGGATATACACAGGATGGCTTCAATTGACCGTAACATTTTGCGCCAGGCCACCTTCGAAATTCTCTATCTTCTGGACATACCGATAAATGTGATAATTAACGAAGCAGTGGAGGTGGCAAAAAAATATTCTACTGAAGAATCGGGGAAGTTTGTTAACGGAATTTTAGACAAGATAAAAGAAGCCCGTAGTGCGAAAGATTTGAAGGAGTGA
- the ligA gene encoding NAD-dependent DNA ligase LigA, giving the protein MGKLEEVKRKVEKLREEIRHHDYRYYALNQPEISDKEYDDLVKKLNQLEKQHPQLITPDSPSQRVGEKPLIGFKTVKHRVAMLSLDNTYSSEEIEEWDKRVHKGLSDEKAEYVVELKIDGVGVSLTYQKGVFLVGATRGDGVVGDDITQNLRTIKSIPLRFITTESSQLPDLIEIRGEVFMEKSDFEKLNLEKKKKGEALFANPRNATAGSLKLLDSRLTAQRKLTCFIHSFGTLEGGKIYKTHWEFSQSAKRLGLRVNPEIKLCKNIDEVISYCGDWEKKRGRLGYEIDGMVVKVNSLLQQKRLGYTMKSPRWAIAYKFPAQQATTTLKDIILQVGRTGVITPVAMLKPVECGGVTISRATLHNFDEINRLDVRIGDRVIVARAGEVIPKIVKVVESVRKGRKEIFKVPEKCPKCGGRITKEKEEEVAYRCINPSCPAQLERGLVHFASRNAMDIEGFGESVVEQVVSNGLAKDFADIYSLRKEDFLKLELFAEKRAQNLPDAIEKSKERPLARLLFALGIRHVGEKAAETLAEEFGSLDALMEAKEEELERIPEVGPVLAGSVKEFFKQKEIKRLIERLKKAGLKLEQKRVKRSPQILAGKTFVFTGELKGYSRTEAEELVKNLGGKASSSVSKKTSYVVVGESPGSKYENAKALGVPILSEEQFEKLIKKRR; this is encoded by the coding sequence ATGGGGAAACTCGAGGAAGTTAAAAGAAAAGTGGAGAAATTAAGGGAAGAAATTCGCCACCACGATTATCGTTATTATGCTCTTAACCAACCCGAGATTTCAGATAAAGAATACGATGATTTAGTAAAGAAACTAAACCAGTTAGAGAAACAACATCCCCAGCTCATCACTCCCGATTCACCCTCCCAAAGAGTGGGAGAGAAACCACTTATAGGTTTCAAAACGGTTAAGCACCGGGTTGCTATGCTTTCCCTCGATAATACCTATTCTTCTGAAGAGATAGAAGAGTGGGATAAGAGAGTTCACAAGGGATTGTCTGACGAAAAGGCAGAATACGTTGTGGAGCTGAAAATCGATGGTGTAGGTGTATCATTGACATACCAAAAAGGCGTTTTCCTTGTGGGCGCTACGCGGGGTGATGGTGTTGTAGGGGATGATATTACTCAGAATCTCAGAACTATAAAGTCTATACCATTGAGATTTATCACTACCGAGAGTTCACAATTACCGGATTTGATTGAAATTAGGGGAGAAGTATTTATGGAGAAGAGCGACTTCGAGAAATTGAATCTGGAAAAGAAGAAAAAAGGTGAAGCTCTTTTCGCCAATCCCCGCAATGCTACTGCTGGTTCTTTAAAACTTCTCGATTCGCGGCTCACTGCTCAAAGGAAGTTGACCTGTTTTATCCATTCGTTTGGCACCCTTGAAGGGGGAAAAATTTACAAGACCCACTGGGAATTTTCGCAATCTGCAAAAAGGCTGGGACTTCGGGTTAACCCAGAAATTAAACTGTGCAAGAACATTGATGAAGTAATCAGTTATTGTGGAGATTGGGAGAAGAAGAGAGGAAGATTGGGTTACGAAATTGATGGGATGGTTGTAAAAGTTAACTCCTTACTGCAGCAGAAGAGACTGGGTTACACAATGAAGAGCCCCCGTTGGGCTATAGCCTATAAATTTCCTGCTCAACAGGCGACAACTACTCTTAAAGATATCATCCTCCAGGTTGGTAGAACTGGGGTCATCACTCCCGTGGCTATGCTTAAGCCAGTTGAATGTGGAGGAGTGACTATAAGCAGAGCCACTCTGCACAATTTTGATGAGATAAACAGGCTTGATGTGCGAATTGGAGACAGGGTTATTGTGGCAAGGGCTGGAGAGGTTATTCCCAAAATTGTCAAGGTAGTAGAATCTGTTAGAAAAGGGAGAAAGGAAATTTTTAAAGTGCCCGAGAAGTGTCCCAAGTGCGGAGGAAGGATTACAAAAGAGAAAGAAGAGGAAGTTGCTTATCGTTGCATTAATCCCTCCTGTCCAGCTCAGCTGGAGAGAGGTCTGGTCCACTTTGCTTCCCGGAATGCTATGGACATCGAGGGTTTCGGTGAGTCAGTAGTGGAGCAGGTGGTGAGTAATGGATTAGCCAAAGATTTTGCTGACATTTATTCGCTCAGGAAAGAGGACTTCTTGAAGCTGGAACTATTTGCTGAAAAAAGAGCGCAGAATCTACCGGATGCCATAGAAAAGAGCAAGGAAAGACCTCTGGCTCGGTTACTGTTCGCTTTAGGGATTCGTCACGTGGGAGAGAAGGCAGCGGAAACTCTGGCTGAAGAGTTTGGTTCTCTCGATGCATTGATGGAGGCAAAAGAAGAGGAACTGGAGAGGATTCCAGAAGTGGGGCCAGTCCTTGCGGGAAGCGTGAAGGAGTTTTTTAAACAGAAGGAGATAAAGAGACTTATTGAGAGACTTAAGAAGGCAGGACTCAAGCTGGAACAGAAAAGGGTAAAGAGGAGTCCCCAGATATTGGCTGGGAAAACTTTCGTGTTTACAGGAGAGCTAAAGGGATACTCCCGGACAGAAGCTGAAGAGTTGGTAAAGAATTTGGGAGGAAAGGCAAGTTCTTCGGTGAGCAAGAAGACTTCTTATGTAGTTGTTGGTGAAAGTCCCGGCTCAAAGTATGAAAACGCGAAGGCACTGGGCGTTCCCATCCTTTCCGAAGAACAGTTTGAGAAATTAATTAAGAAAAGAAGGTAG
- a CDS encoding DUF362 domain-containing protein: MSKVYFIDFKSLRKFKKLLLHAGLDRVVSKNDIVAIKLHFGEKGNRGYVKPEYVQRVVKEVKALKGRPFLTDSNTIYVGERSDALRHRAIARTHGFSLENCGAPIVIADGLRGNSFVEVEIGQKHFKKIKVASALYQADGLIFVTHFTGHELGGFGGTLKNVGMGGASRTGKYEIHEAVVPKIEKGKCTGCGVCVTWCPAGAINIVKKKVKIDNNKCIGCGECILYCNFGTLSIEWSNLTESEQEKLVEYAYGVLKNKKVLFINFLNFITKLCDCCATTAGPVVPDIGILASFDPVAIDEASVKLVNEVGKRDVFRQLFPGKDWEFQLNYAQKLGMGTRNYELVRI; encoded by the coding sequence TTGTCTAAGGTCTATTTTATCGATTTCAAATCCCTGCGCAAGTTTAAGAAACTACTTCTCCACGCCGGTTTAGATAGGGTAGTTTCAAAAAATGACATAGTGGCTATCAAATTACACTTTGGAGAGAAAGGGAACAGGGGATATGTGAAGCCAGAATATGTCCAGCGGGTGGTCAAAGAGGTGAAAGCGTTAAAAGGGCGACCGTTTTTAACTGACTCCAATACTATATATGTTGGGGAGAGGTCTGATGCCTTAAGACATCGGGCTATTGCCAGAACCCATGGTTTTAGTTTAGAAAATTGCGGAGCTCCTATAGTAATCGCCGATGGCTTGAGGGGAAATAGCTTTGTGGAAGTAGAAATCGGCCAGAAACATTTCAAAAAGATAAAAGTCGCCAGCGCTCTTTATCAAGCTGATGGGTTGATTTTTGTTACGCACTTCACGGGGCATGAATTAGGTGGTTTCGGAGGAACTCTTAAGAATGTTGGAATGGGTGGTGCTTCCCGCACTGGTAAATATGAAATACATGAAGCAGTCGTTCCCAAAATAGAAAAGGGCAAATGCACTGGATGTGGGGTCTGTGTTACGTGGTGTCCCGCGGGAGCTATTAATATAGTAAAGAAGAAAGTCAAGATAGATAATAATAAATGCATAGGTTGCGGGGAGTGTATCCTTTATTGCAATTTTGGCACTCTCTCTATCGAATGGAGCAATTTAACAGAGAGTGAGCAAGAAAAGCTTGTCGAGTATGCTTATGGAGTTCTGAAGAACAAGAAGGTTCTGTTTATTAACTTTCTTAATTTCATTACTAAGTTGTGCGACTGCTGTGCCACTACAGCCGGCCCTGTTGTTCCGGACATTGGCATCTTAGCCTCTTTCGATCCGGTAGCAATTGATGAAGCTTCTGTGAAGTTGGTTAACGAAGTAGGAAAAAGGGATGTATTTCGCCAGCTCTTTCCCGGGAAAGATTGGGAATTTCAGCTCAATTACGCTCAGAAGTTAGGTATGGGAACAAGGAATTATGAGTTAGTGAGGATATAA
- a CDS encoding Mut7-C RNAse domain-containing protein — translation MKFLVDFMLGRLCKWLRLLGYDVSYFVSDKKSDLIYQSLKEARIILTRDHRLSKKKAIKLVIINSDLLEEQLEQVFSELNIKVDPDEIFTRCLVCNEILQKVEKEKVKDKIPTYVFQTQKEFSYCPNCQKVYWKGTHWDLAHQLLKKLKSDKKN, via the coding sequence ATGAAATTCTTAGTAGATTTTATGCTTGGCAGGCTTTGCAAATGGCTGAGGTTACTCGGTTACGATGTCTCCTACTTTGTGTCTGACAAGAAGAGTGATTTAATTTATCAAAGTCTCAAAGAGGCAAGAATAATATTGACCCGGGACCACCGATTAAGCAAGAAGAAAGCGATAAAGTTAGTTATAATTAATAGCGATTTACTGGAAGAGCAATTGGAACAGGTTTTTTCCGAACTAAATATTAAAGTAGACCCTGACGAGATATTCACAAGATGCTTAGTGTGTAATGAAATTCTTCAGAAAGTAGAAAAAGAGAAGGTTAAAGATAAAATCCCCACTTATGTTTTTCAGACACAGAAAGAATTTTCCTATTGTCCAAATTGTCAGAAGGTATACTGGAAAGGCACCCATTGGGACCTGGCACATCAACTCCTCAAAAAATTAAAAAGCGATAAAAAAAATTAA
- a CDS encoding DUF3786 domain-containing protein → MGYEVAISKAWAELENISQKKNHIVRFLDDEYNIDLEKKSILSLSTNVPPKTHISILLLHYLSRKLKGLPNPTGEWISFKQLDGGQFYYSVFRKRVLEPIIKKYGDNPQGLISELTKRFKGKEVKQADASVVFDVFDGIPLFIKLWRGDEEFGAEANLLFDRSISEIFCTEDAVITAEVVASTI, encoded by the coding sequence ATGGGATACGAAGTTGCTATTTCAAAAGCGTGGGCAGAATTAGAAAATATTAGCCAGAAAAAAAATCATATTGTTCGCTTTCTGGATGATGAATATAATATTGATTTAGAGAAAAAAAGCATTTTGTCCCTATCTACCAATGTTCCCCCAAAGACTCACATCAGCATTTTGCTACTGCATTATCTTTCCCGTAAATTAAAAGGGCTACCTAACCCAACAGGAGAATGGATTTCCTTTAAGCAATTAGATGGCGGTCAGTTTTATTATTCTGTTTTCAGGAAGCGTGTCCTGGAACCCATAATTAAAAAATATGGAGATAATCCTCAAGGCCTTATTTCTGAATTGACAAAGCGCTTTAAAGGCAAAGAAGTCAAACAAGCAGACGCAAGCGTTGTTTTTGACGTATTTGATGGCATACCATTATTTATTAAATTGTGGCGAGGCGATGAAGAATTCGGCGCCGAAGCAAATCTCCTCTTTGATAGAAGCATCAGCGAAATCTTCTGCACGGAAGATGCAGTAATTACGGCGGAAGTCGTAGCCTCTACGATTTGA
- a CDS encoding RecX family transcriptional regulator, translating to MKITKIEKQKRRQDLYSLFLDGKYAFHLHKDVLSDLRWKIGQEVDQQEIRRVTRLEQLKEAHDYAFLLLSYRARSCQEITERLLRKGYEREIVQEVVEKLKSLHYLDDRAFAIEWVESRLREKRGKILIRRELLQKGIEKEVIDDSIDESFKKIASTEDELAWQAIERRIPRYQKLEKSKAYRRIKDFLIRRGFSIETTETTLNNFFQNYRKDSE from the coding sequence ATGAAAATAACCAAAATTGAGAAGCAGAAACGTCGACAAGACTTATATTCCTTATTTCTCGATGGAAAATATGCATTCCATTTGCATAAAGATGTGCTTTCCGACTTGAGATGGAAAATAGGACAGGAAGTTGACCAACAAGAGATAAGAAGAGTCACTCGCCTGGAACAGCTCAAGGAAGCTCACGATTACGCATTTCTTCTCTTATCCTATCGTGCCCGGAGCTGTCAGGAAATCACAGAGAGGCTTCTTAGAAAAGGATATGAAAGAGAGATAGTCCAGGAGGTGGTTGAGAAATTAAAAAGCCTCCATTATCTGGATGACCGCGCTTTTGCCATAGAATGGGTAGAAAGTAGGTTAAGAGAGAAAAGAGGAAAGATACTAATACGTCGGGAACTTTTGCAAAAGGGAATAGAAAAGGAGGTAATCGACGATTCCATAGATGAAAGCTTTAAGAAGATTGCCTCAACTGAGGACGAATTGGCCTGGCAAGCAATTGAAAGGAGGATTCCCCGGTATCAGAAATTAGAAAAGTCGAAAGCCTATCGTAGAATAAAGGATTTCTTAATTCGTCGAGGATTTTCCATTGAGACTACCGAAACTACCCTCAATAATTTTTTTCAGAACTACAGGAAAGATTCTGAATAG